The genomic region CTCCCCGTACTGCCACTGTCACCACCTCTCGCCCCGCCGGGACGGGTCAGCGAATTTCGTAGGAGAAGTTCTTCGCCTGCTTGTTGCGTTGCAGGTCGACCGCGATGTGCCCTTCGTTCTGCAGCTCGGTGAAGAGGGTGATCGCCTTGGTCGGATCGGTGAGCTCGACGCCGTTCACGCGGTTGATGATGTCGCCGTTCTGCAGCCCGATCTTCTCGAACACCGACCCGGGCTTGATCGCGAAGACCCGGAAGCCCACGGTCTTGCCGTTCTCGAAGAAGGGAACCGCGCGCGCCTGGGTGAACACCTCGTTGATGTTGGCGACGGTCGATTCGAGCTCGCGGCGGTCGATCAGGAACTTGTTGTCCGCGGTCTTGCGGATCCGCTCGCCGGCCGCGGCGGGGGCCCCGCCGGCGGGGGATGCATCCTTACCGCTCGCGCGCGCCGACGAGATCTCCAGCACCTCCTCCGCGCCGTCGCGGCCGAGGATCACGCGGTCCCACTCGACGCGAACGAGGGTCGCCACCTCGAGGACGGTGTCGCCGACCCGGTAGAGCGCCTGGCGGCGTGCGGCCTGATCCTCGATGATCGCGTAGGAGCGCGCCGGATCGTGGGCGAGCGCGGTGCCCCAGAGCTTCAGGTTCAAGTCCGTGCGCTTGAACGCTTCCGACGCCGCTCCCGGCGCCGCCGGACCGCCGGGGTGCTTCACCGCGTTGAACACGTCGCGCTCGGCGATCACCGCGTAGGCCGACTCCGGCTCGACGGCCGCCGACGGCGCGAGCGGCGGCGGCGCGGCGGCGGCGCGCGGCGGTGGAGCGGCGAGCCGCGCGGCGATCATCGCGCTCACCACGCGCGCCGCGAAGAACGCGATCGTCGCCAGCAGGAGCAGATTGAGCGCGATCAGCGCCGGGCGCCACGACGCGGTCAGCATGCCTCGGACCTCATAGGGTAAAGGGGATGGCCCTTCAAGCGAGGCATCGCCAACTGTATGAGGGCGATCGCGCGCCGCCTCGCTTGTCTTTCCGGGCGATTCCCCGCATACGAGCGTGGTGGAAGCGGAGCACGAGCAAGTCCTCGTCCGACGCAGGAAGCTCGCCGAGCTCGTGCGCCTCGGCTGCGCGCCGTACCCGAACGATTTCGCGCCGCGCGACCAGGCCGGCGACCTCCTGGCGCGCTGGAACGCGACGCCCGCCGCGACGCTCGAAGCGTCGCCGGTGCCGGTCGCGCTCGCCGGCCGCCTCATGGCGATCCGCGACTTCGGAAAGGCCGCCTTCGCGCACCTCCAGGACGCCAGCGGGCGCCTGCAGATCCACGCACAGCGCGCGATCGTCGGCGACGAGCAATGGGCGCGCTTCCAGCAGCTCGACCTCGGCGACATCGTCGGCGTCGAGGGACGCCTCTTCCGCACCAGGACGAACGAGCTGACGGTCGCCGCCGAGCGCGTACGCTACCTCGCGAAGGCGCTGCAGCCGCTGCCAGAGAAGTGGCACGGCCTCCAGGACGTCGAGCGCCGCTACCGCCAACGCTACCTCGACCTCCTCGCCAACCCGGAGAGCCGTGAGGTCTTCCGCAAACGCGCGCACCTGCTCCAGGCGCTGCGCCGCTTCTTCGGCGCACGCGGCTTCCTCGAGGTCGAGACGCCGATGATGCAGGCCATCGCGGGGGGCGCGCTCGCCCGTCCGTTCGTGACCCATCACAACACGCTGGACATCGACCTCTACCTGCGGATCGCGCCCGAGCTGTATCTCAAGCGGCTGGTCGTGGGCGGCATCGACCGCGTCTTCGAGCTGAACCGCAACTTCCGGAACGAAGGGATGTCGACGGAGCACAACCCGGAGTTCACGATGCTCGAGTTCTACCAGGCCTACGCGACGTACACCGACCTCATGGATCTCACCGAGGAGCTCTTCGCCGAGC from Deltaproteobacteria bacterium harbors:
- the gspC gene encoding type II secretion system protein GspC, with the protein product MLTASWRPALIALNLLLLATIAFFAARVVSAMIAARLAAPPPRAAAAPPPLAPSAAVEPESAYAVIAERDVFNAVKHPGGPAAPGAASEAFKRTDLNLKLWGTALAHDPARSYAIIEDQAARRQALYRVGDTVLEVATLVRVEWDRVILGRDGAEEVLEISSARASGKDASPAGGAPAAAGERIRKTADNKFLIDRRELESTVANINEVFTQARAVPFFENGKTVGFRVFAIKPGSVFEKIGLQNGDIINRVNGVELTDPTKAITLFTELQNEGHIAVDLQRNKQAKNFSYEIR
- the lysS gene encoding lysine--tRNA ligase, whose product is MEAEHEQVLVRRRKLAELVRLGCAPYPNDFAPRDQAGDLLARWNATPAATLEASPVPVALAGRLMAIRDFGKAAFAHLQDASGRLQIHAQRAIVGDEQWARFQQLDLGDIVGVEGRLFRTRTNELTVAAERVRYLAKALQPLPEKWHGLQDVERRYRQRYLDLLANPESREVFRKRAHLLQALRRFFGARGFLEVETPMMQAIAGGALARPFVTHHNTLDIDLYLRIAPELYLKRLVVGGIDRVFELNRNFRNEGMSTEHNPEFTMLEFYQAYATYTDLMDLTEELFAELAREVAGGLVVPWGEHMIDLTPPWTRLTVKEAVARHTGLPAADVDDPARLRAYAAQHGIPLPDGAPYGKVLIEIFEKTAEHRLIQPTFVTAYPVEVSPLARSNDADPTLVDRFELIVAGRELANGFSELNDPAEQRARFEMQLTAKSGGDDEAHAMDEDYVRALEHGMPPTAGEGIGIDRLAMLLTNSASIRDVILFPQMRPERR